One genomic segment of Methanobrevibacter sp. includes these proteins:
- the dmpI gene encoding 4-oxalocrotonate tautomerase DmpI, with product MPVVTIVGNPNISVENRREMVKKVSEAVAEAYNLPIEAITVLVEALPPESIGVAGELLIDRK from the coding sequence ATGCCTGTTGTAACAATCGTTGGAAATCCAAACATAAGTGTAGAAAATAGAAGAGAAATGGTAAAAAAAGTCAGTGAAGCTGTAGCGGAAGCATATAATTTGCCAATCGAAGCAATTACCGTATTGGTGGAAGCCTTGCCTCCAGAAAGCATTGGAGTAGCTGGTGAACTATTAATTGATAGAAAATAA